The Halocalculus aciditolerans nucleotide sequence GCCGCTTGCGGTGCGGTCGGGTCGTTCCACGGCCTCGACGTAGCCACAAGGTATATACTGCCACTTCCGAAACTGCCGCTCCGAGATGCGGCCGGGACTCAGAGACGTCATCGACGCGGTCCGAGCGCGCGAGCGGACGCTGACAGTGTACGCATCGGACGCGTCGCTCGCCGACGCGCTTCGCGCGCACTTCGCGTCGCAGAACGTCCGCGTCCGCCACGAACCCCTCGAATCGGGGGTGCCGCGCGTCGAGGTGAGCGAGCGCGGGCGGGTTCGCGCGACCGTCGACGCGTCCTCGGTCTCGGATTTCGTCGCGGACGACCCGCCGCTGAAGCGCGTCGGCGAGGACGTGGCGTACCGCGAGATTCTGGAGGCCGTCGACGACGCGACGTTCACCGCGTGCGACGTGGACGCGATGTTGCACGCGAGCCGCGAAATCGAAGACCGGGCGTGGCGAGCCGACCGCGGCACGCTCGCGGCGGGGTTTCAGTTTCCGGCGGCGTTCGAGGCGCAGCGGCACACGTACGAGGTGTTGGCGTCCGGCGGCCTCGACGTCCACGTGTTCGTGCCGGGCGGTCTCGACGACCCGGTGGACGAGGTGACGGTTCACGAGGCGGCGGCGCGTCGCGTCGACCCG carries:
- a CDS encoding DICT sensory domain-containing protein, with amino-acid sequence MRPGLRDVIDAVRARERTLTVYASDASLADALRAHFASQNVRVRHEPLESGVPRVEVSERGRVRATVDASSVSDFVADDPPLKRVGEDVAYREILEAVDDATFTACDVDAMLHASREIEDRAWRADRGTLAAGFQFPAAFEAQRHTYEVLASGGLDVHVFVPGGLDDPVDEVTVHEAAARRVDPWFVLYDGGGERPQKSALLAEEGVLGQFYGVLTYDPGLVDDAFAALDLPHG